Proteins found in one bacterium genomic segment:
- a CDS encoding DUF1854 domain-containing protein, giving the protein MVNLEEPPLEFLSELKDSKGEEEIKLSLSTDLPEDKDKKEWLILTDKRLAVVAEGKEGSEIKKLIPITDIEDIRSIPLVGCGVLEVKVNGEWVRLIRYSNVLAPQFALASRDISLLKEGKSEIPPEEEERKCPKCGLPLPRGSKVCPRCLPKGQVLRRLLTYAKPYKWSLALAGAISLLITGLDLVPIYLNRYLMDHVFVPADAHFHKGLPLSAAELKHLSFMLGVMVLVLLAFRIINTTLTILRGRLTVRTGQKIVYDLRSALFKNLQQLSVTFYDKYPTGSLISRITQDTGALQGFLANDIHHFAVNILLLIGISAILLQMNWRLALLTLLPAPLILFLVGFVWGYIYMNFRRLWHRWSRFVAVLSDSLSGIRVVKAFAQEKKEEDRFDRRANALFEAATRAEQTQATFAPILSLLISSTSLIVLYFGGKDIVGGQISTGTLFAFLSALGMLFGPLQVVMNMSNSIANALAASERVFEIMDMETEELEDNREKISLPYIYGNVEFRNVTFGYDKYQPILHNINLKVRAGEMVGIVGPSGAGKTTIINLICRFYLPTEGQILIDGVDIRDINLRDLRSQIGLVPQEPFLFRGSIAENIAYSRLDVRPEEIIRAAKAANAHHFITYFPEGYDTVVGERGARVSGGERQRIAIARALVHNPRILILDEATSAVDTEAEKQIQEALARLVKGRTTFAIAHRLSTLRIADKIIVLKGGRIVEQGTNEELLSRNGEYKKLVELQAGPISGPEQWAVKREEIEERDIGPLFFPPNTTRFERTSGGVVKLWVEGLGEFSKVILRRLFPLTNPTKYISVWNGDYRNEEQFGQEIGVITDLEMLDPESRRVVEEELERTYYIAKIKRIRSLKDLYGFTEWIVETEIGERKFLTWGLHSSVIDMGERRLIIVDIDNIYYEIEDWSLLDPRSLGFIKRII; this is encoded by the coding sequence ATGGTGAACTTAGAGGAACCGCCATTAGAGTTTTTAAGCGAGCTCAAAGACAGCAAGGGGGAGGAGGAGATAAAGCTTTCTCTTTCCACTGACCTCCCCGAGGATAAAGACAAAAAGGAGTGGCTCATTTTAACGGACAAGCGGTTGGCGGTAGTAGCGGAAGGCAAAGAAGGAAGCGAAATCAAAAAACTCATACCCATAACTGATATTGAGGATATCCGTTCCATTCCCCTCGTCGGCTGCGGCGTGCTGGAGGTCAAGGTTAATGGGGAATGGGTGAGGCTCATCCGCTACTCCAATGTGCTTGCTCCTCAATTTGCCCTTGCTTCAAGGGACATCTCCTTGCTCAAAGAAGGGAAGAGCGAGATTCCTCCCGAGGAGGAAGAGCGCAAGTGTCCCAAGTGTGGGCTACCCCTTCCTCGTGGCTCAAAAGTATGCCCTCGCTGCTTACCCAAGGGGCAAGTCCTGCGCCGCCTCCTAACCTACGCAAAGCCCTATAAATGGTCATTAGCCCTAGCGGGAGCAATCAGTCTTCTCATAACAGGTTTAGACCTTGTTCCAATCTACCTCAACCGTTATTTGATGGACCACGTTTTCGTTCCCGCTGATGCTCATTTCCATAAGGGGTTACCATTAAGTGCTGCCGAGCTAAAGCATCTCAGCTTTATGCTCGGCGTAATGGTCCTGGTCCTTCTCGCATTTCGGATTATAAACACCACGCTCACGATTTTGCGTGGAAGATTGACGGTGAGGACGGGTCAGAAGATAGTTTACGACCTCCGTTCCGCCTTATTCAAAAACCTCCAGCAGCTATCCGTTACCTTCTACGACAAATATCCCACGGGCTCTCTTATATCCCGCATAACTCAGGATACAGGCGCCCTGCAGGGATTCCTCGCCAACGACATACATCACTTCGCTGTTAACATCCTCCTTCTCATCGGTATAAGTGCTATACTCCTACAGATGAACTGGCGTCTTGCCCTTCTCACCCTACTCCCCGCTCCCCTAATACTCTTCCTCGTTGGCTTCGTTTGGGGCTACATCTATATGAACTTTCGCAGGCTATGGCATAGATGGAGCAGATTCGTAGCCGTGCTAAGCGACTCCCTTTCCGGGATAAGGGTAGTGAAGGCTTTCGCACAGGAGAAAAAGGAGGAAGACAGGTTTGATAGGAGGGCTAACGCCCTCTTTGAGGCTGCCACTCGTGCGGAGCAGACACAAGCAACCTTCGCCCCCATCCTTTCCCTCCTGATAAGTTCCACATCTCTGATAGTCCTTTATTTTGGAGGAAAGGATATAGTTGGCGGACAGATATCCACGGGAACCCTTTTCGCCTTCCTAAGCGCCTTGGGAATGCTTTTCGGACCCCTGCAAGTCGTGATGAATATGAGCAACAGCATAGCAAATGCCCTCGCCGCTTCCGAAAGGGTATTTGAGATTATGGATATGGAGACGGAAGAATTGGAGGACAATAGGGAGAAGATTTCCCTCCCATATATTTATGGAAATGTGGAGTTCCGCAATGTCACTTTTGGCTACGACAAATATCAGCCAATCCTTCACAATATAAACTTGAAGGTTAGGGCAGGCGAGATGGTCGGGATAGTCGGTCCGAGCGGAGCGGGAAAGACGACGATTATAAATCTGATCTGCCGATTCTACCTCCCAACCGAGGGACAAATTCTCATAGATGGAGTAGATATAAGGGATATCAATTTGCGCGACCTTCGCAGCCAGATTGGACTCGTTCCCCAGGAGCCTTTCCTTTTCCGAGGTTCAATAGCCGAGAATATCGCCTATTCCCGTTTGGATGTCCGTCCTGAGGAGATAATAAGGGCAGCAAAGGCTGCAAATGCCCATCATTTCATAACCTATTTCCCCGAGGGATACGATACTGTTGTAGGAGAACGAGGTGCAAGGGTATCAGGAGGAGAGAGGCAGAGGATAGCTATAGCTCGTGCTTTAGTGCATAATCCTCGCATTCTGATTTTAGATGAAGCTACATCCGCCGTTGATACGGAGGCGGAGAAGCAGATACAGGAAGCCCTCGCTCGCCTCGTCAAGGGGAGGACGACCTTTGCCATAGCCCATCGCCTCTCAACTTTGAGAATAGCGGACAAGATAATCGTTCTTAAGGGAGGAAGGATAGTTGAGCAAGGGACGAATGAAGAGCTCCTTTCACGAAATGGGGAGTATAAAAAGCTCGTGGAATTGCAGGCTGGTCCTATAAGCGGACCCGAGCAGTGGGCGGTGAAAAGGGAAGAGATAGAAGAAAGAGATATAGGACCCCTTTTCTTCCCTCCCAACACCACGAGATTTGAGAGGACTTCTGGCGGAGTTGTCAAGCTATGGGTTGAGGGTTTAGGCGAGTTTTCCAAGGTTATACTGAGGCGGTTATTCCCGCTTACGAATCCGACGAAGTATATAAGTGTTTGGAATGGCGATTATAGGAATGAGGAGCAGTTTGGGCAGGAGATTGGCGTGATAACGGATTTAGAAATGCTTGACCCAGAATCAAGGAGGGTGGTAGAGGAAGAACTTGAAAGGACATATTACATCGCTAAGATAAAGAGGATAAGGTCTTTAAAGGACCTTTATGGATTCACGGAGTGGATAGTTGAGACGGAGATAGGGGAGAGGAAGTTTCTCACTTGGGGTTTGCATAGTAGCGTTATAGATATGGGCGAGAGGCGATTGATAATAGTTGATATAGACAACATATACTATGAGATAGAGGATTGGTCGTTATTGGACCCGAGGAGTTTGGGATTTATAAAGAGGATAATATAA